In the Armatimonadota bacterium genome, GCCCGTAGCCGCTGCGGTGGTGGTCGTTGCCGGCGCCGCCGGGGCCGCGGCGGCGGACCTGCGCCTCCCTCAACGCGAACGGATCGCTCGCGCATCGCTCGTGGTAGCCCTGGCGACCGTGGTCTGCGTGCTCCTCCTGCCACGCCTGGGGTTTGTGGTGGCTACCGTCCTGTTCCTGTTCGTGGTCTCGCTGTACCTCGACCGGCCGCGGCGCCATCCGCCGGCTGCACACCTGGCAGTGGCGACGGGCGCAGCGGTGGGGTTGTGGGTGATCTTTGGCCGTCTGCTCGGGGTGGTGCTGCCTGCCGGCCCCCTGGGCTTCTAAAGGGCTACCCCTCCTGAGGCGGACACGCTGCTGAGATGGATGCCGTCCTGAAAGGGCTGGCCTTCGTCCTCCAGCCCACCACGCTGCTGTGGATCGTGGTGGGCGACATCGTGGGCATCTTCATTGGCGCCCTGCCGGGCCTGAC is a window encoding:
- a CDS encoding tripartite tricarboxylate transporter TctB family protein translates to MSRAARLAVATAIAGLGVLALLLAGRIPVLHVRGDPGPRAVPVAAAVVVVAGAAGAAAADLRLPQRERIARASLVVALATVVCVLLLPRLGFVVATVLFLFVVSLYLDRPRRHPPAAHLAVATGAAVGLWVIFGRLLGVVLPAGPLGF